One genomic segment of Centropristis striata isolate RG_2023a ecotype Rhode Island chromosome 13, C.striata_1.0, whole genome shotgun sequence includes these proteins:
- the si:ch211-198m17.1 gene encoding mucin-2 — protein MFLRYLPVVFLLSAVVKVGTVSQTTSSFSTSQPSTTTSVVPTTTESATTTMKPSTSSAETTFSQSSTVTERSGSTSSSPTHSPSVPASTTKLSTTSPETTQATRTMTTLTTLTHSTEPASGNTTTLSTTTNSTGTTITGTTMPPTPTTTNNFTTTPSSSTSTNTTGTTMPPTSTTTNNSTTTPSTGTTITSTTLPSTPTTTNNSTTTPSTGTAITSTTMPPTPPTTNNSTTTPSTGTTINGTTITSTTMPPTPTTTNNSTTTSSTGATITSTTMPPTPTTTNNSTTTPSTGTTITSTTLPSTLTTTNSSTTTPSTGTTMPPTPITTNNSTTTPSTGTTITSTTQPPTPTTTNNSSTTPSTGTTITSTTLPPTPTTTNNSTTTPSTGSTITSTTLPSTPTTTNNSTTTPSTGTTIPITTLPPTSTTTNNSTTTPSTGTTITSTTMPHAPTTTNNSTTMSTSTTITSTTLPPTPPTTNNSTTTPTSSTSTTSTGTTITVTTMRPTETTTNNSTTAVPPIPPVIVCPSIPCPLESTCLNGTCQCLSGSFLVDGVCRPAQVFPGQLHLNDLTFQPEMSNRSSAIFQKQAAEISAALRDVLKDQPGYLRSDVLQLQQGSILATVNNIYENTNVTQETVDQAINAAIEAQSNPLFTNASFTRTNLCTLAPLPCDMLTTECTPKNGQPACVCKDGFVPISNLYSNSSCRACPSGQRAVGDTCQPCAFGYAGFNCNDSALLAVVVISCVLGGVLLIILLALLAYFCWRKCSKSKSDYSSSPYSSGEQTNQPWPTGITPIPRATTNFVDTPPIELAEEGNKKHQTNGFTGSYDLAPAGMNTFKGKNPSRYSYLVQGHENPYFLPGDDGKK, from the exons ATGTTTCTCAGATATCTGCCTGTCGTGTTTCTCCTGAGCGCTGTGGTTAAAG TAGGAACAGTCAGCCAGACAACCAGCAGTTTTTCAACTTCACAACCATCCACCACAACCTCAGTGGTTCCTACAACTACAGAAAGTGCCACAACAACTATGAAACCATCCACCTCCTCCGCAGAGACGACGTTCTCCCAGTCCAGCACCGTCACTGAGCGCAGTGGCTCCACCTCTAGCAGCCCAACTCATTCTCCATCAGTTCCAGCCAGCACGACAAAGCTGTCCACTACAAGCCCAGAGACAACCCAAGCCACCAGAACTA TGACCACCTTAACCACGTTGACTCATTCAACTGAACCTGCTAGTGGCAATACAACAACCTTatccaccaccaccaacagTACTGGTACCACCATCACTGGCACCACCATGCCACCAACACCCACCACCACTAACAACTTCACCACCACCCCATCCTCCTCCACATCCACAAACACCACTGGCACCACCATGCCACCAACATCCACCACAACCAACAACTCCACCACCACCCCCAGTACTGGTACCACCATCACTAGCACCACCCTGCCATCAACACCCACTACCACCAACAACTCCACCACCACCCCCAGTACTGGCACCGCCATCACTAGCACCACCATGCCACCAACACCCCCTACCACCAACAACTCCACCACCACCCCCAGTACTGGTACCACCATCAATGGTACCACCATCACTAGCACCACCATGCCACCAACACCCACTACCACCAACaactccaccaccacctccagtACTGGTGCCACCATCACTAGCACCACCATGCCACCAACACCCACTACCACCAACAACTCCACCACCACCCCCAGTACTGGTACCACCATCACTAGCACCACCCTGCCATCAACACTCACTACCACCAACAGCTCCACCACCACCCCCAGTACTGGCACCACCATGCCACCAACACCGATCACAACCAACAACTCCACCACCACCCCCAGTACTGGTACAACCATCACTAGCACCACCCAGCCACCAACACCCACTACCACCAACAACTCCTCCACCACCCCCAGTACTGGTACCACCATCACTAGCACCACCCTGCCACCAACACCCACTACCACCAACAACTCCACCACCACCCCCAGTACTGGCAGCACCATCACTAGCACCACCCTGCCATCAACACCGACCACAACCAACAACTCCACCACCACACCCAGTACTGGTACCACAATTCCTATTACCACCCTGCCACCAACATCCACTACCACCAACAACTCCACCACCACCCCCAGTACTGGTACCACCATCACAAGCACCACCATGCCACACGCACCTACTACCACCAACAACTCCACCACCATGAGTACTAGTACCACCATCACTAGCACCACCCTGCCACCAACACCTCCCACCACCAACAACTCCACCACCACTCCAACCTCCTCCACATCCACGACCAGTACTGGTACCACCATCACTGTCACTACCATGCGACCAACAGAAACCACCACCAACAACTCCACAACAGCAGTCCCGCCCATCCCTCCTGTCATAG TGTGTCCTTCCATCCCATGTCCACTTGAAAGTACCTGTCTGAATGGCACTTGTCAGTGTCTCTCTGGTAGCTTCCTGGTGGATGGCGTTTGTAGACCCG CCCAAGTGTTCCCAGGCCAGCTTCATCTCAATGACTTGACTTTTCAACCTGAAATGAGCAACAGGTCCTCAGCAATATTTCAGAAGCAGGCGGCTGAGATCTCAGCAGCG CTCAGAGATGTCCTCAAAGATCAGCCAGGGTATTTACGGTCTGATGTTTTGCAGCTTCA GCAAGGAAGTATTCTAGCAACTGTAAATAACATCTACGAAAACACCAACGTTACTCAAGAAACAGTTGATCAGGCCATTAATGCAGCGATAGAAGCCCAATCAAATCCATTGTTCACTAATGCTTCATTCACAA GAACAAACCTTTGCACACTGGCTCCATTACCCTGTGATATGTTGACTACAGAATGCACACCTAAAAATGGCCAGcctgcttgtgtgtgtaaagATGGCTTTGTCCCGATCTCCAACCTGTACTCAAACTCCAGCTGCCGAG cgtgTCCAAGTGGGCAGAGAGCAGTGGGAGACACGTGCCAACC ATGTGCATTTGGATACGCCGGCTTCAACTGCAATGACT cgGCTCTGCTGGCAGTGGTGGTCATCTCCTGTGTGCTGGGAGGGGTTTTGCTCATCATCCTGCTGGCTCTGCTTGCATACTTCTGCTG GAGGAAATGCTCAAAGAGCAAGTCAGACTACAGCAGCAGTCCCTACTCCTCAGGTGAGCAGACAAACCAGCCCTGGCCCACCGGCATCACCCCCATCCCCCGGGCCACCACTAACTTTGTGGACACTCCTCCGATAGAGCTGGCAGAAGAGGGCAACAAAAAGCATCAAACCAACGGATTT ACGGGATCATACGATCTCGCCCCAGCTGGAATGAACACCTTCAAAGGTAAAAATCCGTCCCGTTACTCCTATCTGGTTCAAGGCCATGAGAACCCCTACTTCTTACCAGGAGACGACGGCAAGAAATAA